A region of Periplaneta americana isolate PAMFEO1 chromosome 16, P.americana_PAMFEO1_priV1, whole genome shotgun sequence DNA encodes the following proteins:
- the LOC138692224 gene encoding protein PET117 homolog, mitochondrial isoform X1: MLGCTRSMSLVSKAAFATATVVSVGIISYVHYKQHLDRQRLHDGVIRDVERQQKRRTENLYLLQQQIDLAKQLRKREDAGGGS, from the exons ATGCTT GGATGCACAAGAAGCATGTCACTTGTTTCCAAAGCAGCATTTGCAACAGCTACAGTTGTGTCGGTTGGCATCATCAGCTATGTCCACTACAAGCAGCATCTAGATAG GCAGAGGCTACATGATGGCGTGATCAGAGATGTGGAACGTCAGCAGAAACGCCGCACAGAGAACTTGTACCTGCTGCAGCAGCAGATAGATCTGGCAAAGCAGCTTCGCAAGCGAGAGGATGCAGGGGGAGGTAGCTGA
- the LOC138692224 gene encoding protein PET117 homolog, mitochondrial isoform X2, translated as MSLVSKAAFATATVVSVGIISYVHYKQHLDRQRLHDGVIRDVERQQKRRTENLYLLQQQIDLAKQLRKREDAGGGS; from the exons ATGTCACTTGTTTCCAAAGCAGCATTTGCAACAGCTACAGTTGTGTCGGTTGGCATCATCAGCTATGTCCACTACAAGCAGCATCTAGATAG GCAGAGGCTACATGATGGCGTGATCAGAGATGTGGAACGTCAGCAGAAACGCCGCACAGAGAACTTGTACCTGCTGCAGCAGCAGATAGATCTGGCAAAGCAGCTTCGCAAGCGAGAGGATGCAGGGGGAGGTAGCTGA